A genome region from Staphylococcus capitis subsp. capitis includes the following:
- the gltS gene encoding sodium/glutamate symporter translates to MIELDAITTLCLACVLYLIGQSIINHVSILRRICIPAPVIGGLLFSILVAILDSLHIVKIKLDASFIQDFFMLAFFTTIGLGASLKLFKIGGKVMLLYFMFCGIMAICQNIIGVSLAKILNIQPLLGLTAGSMSMEGGHGNAAAYGKTIQDMGIDSAVTAALAAATLGLVFGGLIGGPVVKYLIKRYNLTPEHRDESYKNYGEVEYNQSLHNKFKPTQIFFIQFTILVFCMALGTYIGDTFTHMTGVNIPMYVGSMFVAVIIRNVSEFAGLNIVDLKINDQIGDISLGIFLSLALMSIQLTEIYSLAIPLIIIVLIQVVFMVLFSIFVLFRGLGKDYDAAVMVGGFIGHGLGATPNAMANLDVITKKYGSSPKAYLVVPIVGAFLIDLIGVIIVMSFIQFFS, encoded by the coding sequence ATGATAGAGTTAGATGCAATCACAACCTTGTGTTTAGCATGTGTTCTATATTTAATCGGACAATCAATCATTAATCATGTATCGATATTAAGGAGAATATGTATACCTGCTCCAGTTATAGGCGGTTTACTCTTTTCAATTCTCGTAGCCATTCTTGATTCTTTACATATTGTTAAAATCAAACTCGATGCGTCATTTATACAAGATTTCTTTATGTTGGCCTTTTTCACTACTATTGGTTTAGGCGCATCATTAAAGTTGTTTAAAATTGGCGGTAAAGTCATGCTTCTTTATTTCATGTTTTGTGGAATCATGGCGATATGTCAAAATATTATAGGTGTATCTCTCGCTAAAATTTTAAATATCCAGCCTTTATTAGGGTTAACTGCTGGCTCTATGTCAATGGAAGGTGGACATGGTAATGCAGCTGCATACGGTAAAACAATCCAAGACATGGGTATTGATTCCGCTGTAACCGCAGCACTTGCTGCCGCAACACTAGGTCTTGTTTTTGGAGGATTAATCGGCGGACCAGTTGTTAAATACTTAATAAAACGATATAACCTTACTCCAGAACATCGTGATGAATCATATAAGAATTATGGTGAAGTAGAATATAACCAATCACTTCATAATAAATTTAAACCAACACAAATATTTTTCATTCAATTTACAATTCTAGTATTTTGTATGGCTTTAGGGACATATATCGGAGATACATTCACTCACATGACTGGCGTCAACATTCCTATGTATGTTGGTTCAATGTTTGTTGCCGTTATCATTCGAAATGTATCAGAATTTGCTGGATTAAATATTGTTGATTTAAAAATTAACGACCAAATTGGTGATATCTCACTTGGTATCTTTTTATCTTTAGCATTAATGAGTATTCAGCTTACCGAAATTTATTCACTCGCTATTCCTTTAATCATCATTGTATTGATACAAGTTGTCTTCATGGTACTATTCTCTATCTTCGTATTATTCAGAGGACTAGGTAAAGACTATGATGCTGCAGTAATGGTTGGTGGATTTATTGGTCATGGTTTAGGTGCGACACCTAATGCAATGGCTAACCTTGACGTTATTACTAAAAAGTATGGTAGCTCACCTAAAGCATATCTTGTAGTTCCTATAGTTGGTGCATTTTTAATAGATCTAATCGGCGTTATTATTGTAATGAGCTTTATACAATTCTTTAGTTAA
- a CDS encoding PadR family transcriptional regulator has protein sequence MNTQFKKGALELIVLLIIKKEDQYGYSLVQNISRYMTIAEGTVYPLLRRLVKSGELATYYQPSSEGPSRKYYSLTEQGLERLDILKNEWDLFSKAVNQFIEESEANE, from the coding sequence ATGAACACTCAATTTAAAAAGGGCGCTCTAGAGTTAATTGTCTTATTAATTATTAAAAAAGAAGATCAATATGGGTATTCTTTAGTTCAAAATATCTCACGCTATATGACTATTGCGGAAGGGACTGTGTATCCATTGTTAAGACGTTTAGTCAAAAGTGGAGAACTTGCTACTTATTATCAACCATCATCAGAAGGTCCATCTCGAAAGTATTATAGTCTTACTGAACAAGGGCTGGAAAGATTAGACATACTTAAAAATGAATGGGATTTATTCTCTAAAGCAGTCAATCAATTTATAGAGGAGAGTGAAGCAAATGAATAA
- a CDS encoding DUF1700 domain-containing protein: protein MNKDHYLKLLKRYLGHINNDEKQDILNEYETHFYSGKQEGKSEEQISQELGNPKSIAKELRATAAVERAKSNSSISNIFSAIIAVMGLSLFNFFIILFPAVMIFFAIVSLILFTISMLGAPIMLIVKGFIDGFSSIILYDVFMAGLMFGIGLMVVVITIYIIKWIYIMIVKYLKWNVSVVKGSVQS from the coding sequence ATGAATAAAGATCATTATTTAAAGTTACTAAAGAGATATTTAGGACATATCAATAATGATGAGAAGCAAGATATTCTAAATGAGTATGAAACACATTTCTATAGTGGAAAACAAGAAGGGAAATCTGAAGAACAGATTTCTCAAGAACTAGGTAATCCAAAATCTATTGCAAAAGAATTAAGAGCAACTGCAGCGGTCGAGAGAGCAAAAAGTAATAGCTCAATAAGTAATATTTTTTCTGCGATTATTGCAGTTATGGGACTCAGTTTATTCAATTTCTTTATTATATTGTTCCCCGCTGTCATGATCTTTTTTGCAATTGTATCTTTAATTCTCTTCACTATTTCAATGCTAGGTGCACCAATAATGCTAATTGTTAAAGGATTTATTGATGGTTTTAGTTCAATTATTCTTTACGATGTTTTTATGGCTGGACTAATGTTCGGCATTGGATTAATGGTCGTAGTTATAACTATTTATATTATTAAATGGATATATATTATGATTGTGAAATATCTAAAATGGAATGTCTCAGTTGTGAAAGGAAGTGTTCAGTCATGA
- a CDS encoding DUF4097 family beta strand repeat-containing protein — MKKFLITLFIFGFALVVICGIGLYAQGEKLEKEDSYNDKVTTNLSKKYKKDIRSIEVNSDMSDVTIKKGNHFSVTSRGDDKNVKVKSYIKDKQWILKEETKESVINFRPLNNVENHITITVPKKTNKLSVNANDGDLKVNNINVEKAKLNADSADISINKGKFDQLYVNNDSGDISTSNINSKKHIKLINDSGDINLQKMQPDVNTNIKNDSGDISLHYKEKPKDTLLKIHNDSGDSYVGLRELKDKKVGNGSKKLQLFNDSGDIKVN, encoded by the coding sequence ATGAAGAAATTTCTTATCACATTATTTATTTTTGGCTTTGCTTTAGTTGTTATATGTGGTATAGGTCTGTATGCACAAGGAGAAAAACTTGAAAAAGAAGATAGCTACAACGATAAAGTAACGACAAATCTCTCAAAAAAATATAAAAAAGATATTCGCTCGATTGAAGTCAATTCTGACATGAGCGATGTTACAATCAAAAAAGGAAATCACTTCTCAGTAACATCTAGAGGTGATGATAAGAATGTAAAAGTTAAGAGTTACATTAAAGATAAACAGTGGATTCTTAAAGAAGAAACTAAAGAATCAGTGATTAACTTTAGGCCTTTAAATAATGTCGAAAATCATATCACTATAACAGTTCCTAAAAAAACTAATAAATTGTCTGTGAATGCGAATGATGGAGATTTAAAAGTAAATAATATTAATGTTGAAAAAGCAAAATTGAATGCTGATTCAGCTGATATATCAATTAACAAAGGTAAGTTTGATCAGCTTTATGTGAATAATGATTCAGGAGACATTTCAACATCAAATATTAATTCCAAAAAACATATAAAATTGATCAATGACTCAGGAGATATTAATTTGCAAAAAATGCAACCTGATGTAAATACAAATATTAAAAATGATTCAGGAGATATTTCATTACATTATAAAGAAAAGCCTAAAGATACCCTTTTAAAAATACATAATGATTCAGGTGATTCTTATGTAGGGTTAAGGGAATTAAAAGATAAAAAAGTAGGTAATGGTAGTAAAAAACTACAATTATTTAATGATTCAGGAGATATTAAAGTGAATTAA
- a CDS encoding DNA-3-methyladenine glycosylase: MDFINKQTIQTAKDLLGVKIIYQDEYQYYSGYIVETEAYLGFKDKAAHGYGGKQTPKVTSLYKNGGTIYAHVMHTHLLINFVTRTKGVPEGVLIRAIEPEDGIEAMKANRGKTGYEITNGPGKWTKALNIPRAIDGSTLNDCRLSIDTKNRKFPKEIIESGRIGIPNKGEWTDKPLRYTVRGNPYVSRMRKSDFQNPDHTWK, from the coding sequence GTGGACTTTATTAATAAACAAACGATTCAAACAGCAAAAGATTTATTAGGGGTTAAAATCATATATCAAGATGAATACCAATATTATTCTGGTTACATTGTAGAAACTGAAGCCTACTTAGGTTTTAAAGACAAGGCTGCACATGGTTATGGTGGAAAGCAAACTCCCAAAGTCACCTCACTATACAAAAATGGTGGGACCATATACGCACATGTCATGCATACTCATTTATTGATTAATTTTGTTACTCGCACTAAGGGAGTTCCAGAAGGAGTACTCATTCGTGCAATTGAACCAGAAGACGGTATTGAAGCAATGAAAGCTAATCGTGGAAAAACTGGATATGAGATAACTAACGGTCCAGGTAAATGGACTAAAGCTTTAAATATACCAAGAGCTATCGATGGCTCAACATTAAATGATTGCAGATTATCCATAGATACTAAAAATAGAAAATTTCCTAAAGAAATAATTGAAAGTGGAAGAATAGGCATCCCAAATAAAGGAGAATGGACTGATAAACCCTTACGTTATACTGTCAGAGGAAATCCCTATGTATCACGAATGCGTAAATCAGACTTTCAAAACCCAGATCATACTTGGAAATAA
- a CDS encoding DUF805 domain-containing protein: MRQKARFGQALKLFWSNYVNFKGRSRRSEFWYAMLWNLIFMIPGIIGLFLGYVFIISGAISNKEGSLLFGGACLIIGGLWYLIYSLATLIPNLAILVRRFHDLSLSMLIPICFIVANFIIYIISNIIVENPNTSENGYALTFIMILNIFIWVFSIYVLVMTCLNSKKETNKYGPSLKFTDFNHSLDGENHNPLDKDE; this comes from the coding sequence ATGCGACAAAAAGCGAGATTTGGACAAGCGCTTAAATTATTTTGGTCTAACTATGTGAACTTCAAAGGACGCTCAAGACGTAGTGAATTTTGGTATGCTATGTTGTGGAATTTAATATTTATGATTCCTGGCATCATAGGACTATTTCTTGGGTACGTTTTTATTATTTCTGGTGCAATAAGTAATAAAGAAGGTAGTCTTCTCTTCGGTGGAGCGTGTCTTATTATAGGTGGTTTATGGTATCTAATCTATTCACTCGCAACATTAATTCCCAATTTAGCTATTTTAGTGCGTAGATTTCATGATTTGTCACTTTCAATGTTGATACCTATTTGTTTTATTGTTGCCAATTTTATCATATATATCATATCTAATATTATTGTGGAAAATCCTAATACGTCTGAAAATGGATATGCTTTAACTTTTATTATGATATTAAATATATTCATCTGGGTTTTCTCAATTTATGTTTTAGTGATGACATGTTTAAATAGTAAAAAAGAAACTAATAAGTATGGTCCGAGTCTTAAATTTACAGATTTCAATCATAGTTTAGATGGCGAAAATCATAATCCATTAGATAAAGATGAATAA
- a CDS encoding helix-turn-helix transcriptional regulator, producing the protein MNRVKQYRAHQKISQLALARAVGVSRQTINMIENDRYNPSLKLCINIAKELNVTLNDLFWEDKNG; encoded by the coding sequence TTGAATAGAGTAAAGCAATATAGAGCACATCAAAAAATATCGCAACTTGCTTTAGCCCGAGCAGTAGGCGTTTCTCGACAAACGATTAATATGATAGAAAATGATAGATATAATCCATCTTTGAAATTATGTATAAACATCGCTAAAGAACTCAATGTCACATTGAACGATTTGTTTTGGGAGGATAAAAATGGTTAG
- a CDS encoding ribulokinase: protein MSYSIGIDYGTASGRVILVDTSSGDIISSYEETYPHGTIAESLYGETLPRNYFLQNADDYQYILENGVTHVLEESQVNRDEVIGIGVDFTSCTIVFLDEHFEPLHRHENFKSNPHAYVKLWKHHGAQDEATQMVEVNQQENQNWLDYYGSSVNSEWMIPKILEMKHKAPELLEHTHYIMEAGDYITSLLTYKNIRSNCGIGFKGFWDRENGFNYAFFEAVDKDLPNIVKEKCEAPVINIGESAGTLAEYYQELWGLPSQVQISPYMIDAHSGVLGAGAIEQGEFTAVIGTSTCHLMLDPKQEPIPAITGSVKDAIIPGLYAYEAGQAAVGDLFSYSEQLAPKSITDTALENDVPLLEYLEELASNINVEDQHVIVLDWHNGNRSILSDSHLTGSVFGLTLQTPFEMIHRAYLESTAFGTKMIMNQFEDHHIPVHTVYASGGIPKKSKLLVDIYANVLNKKVVMLESSNATALGAAMLGANVGGAYSTLKDAVKHMKQPIHYVKEPESEKVKAYKRLFDKYRQLHDILGREHPTLSYIHK, encoded by the coding sequence ATGAGCTACAGTATTGGAATTGATTATGGCACCGCTTCTGGTCGAGTGATTCTGGTGGATACATCAAGTGGCGATATTATTTCAAGTTATGAAGAGACATATCCTCACGGTACTATTGCTGAATCACTATACGGGGAAACGTTACCGCGTAATTATTTTTTACAGAATGCTGATGATTATCAGTACATACTTGAAAATGGTGTTACGCATGTATTAGAAGAAAGTCAAGTGAATAGAGATGAGGTAATAGGAATTGGTGTAGATTTTACAAGTTGTACTATTGTATTTTTAGATGAACATTTTGAACCTCTACATAGACATGAGAATTTTAAAAGTAATCCCCATGCATATGTCAAATTATGGAAGCATCATGGGGCTCAAGATGAAGCAACACAAATGGTTGAAGTTAATCAACAAGAGAATCAGAACTGGCTTGATTATTATGGTTCAAGCGTTAATAGTGAATGGATGATTCCGAAAATACTTGAAATGAAACATAAAGCTCCTGAATTGTTAGAACACACTCATTATATTATGGAAGCTGGAGATTACATTACCAGTTTACTTACATATAAAAATATACGTTCCAATTGCGGTATAGGCTTCAAAGGCTTTTGGGATAGAGAAAATGGTTTTAACTATGCGTTTTTCGAAGCTGTAGACAAAGATTTACCTAATATTGTAAAAGAAAAATGTGAAGCACCAGTAATTAATATTGGAGAAAGCGCAGGCACTTTAGCTGAATATTATCAGGAATTGTGGGGACTTCCCTCTCAAGTTCAAATTTCTCCATACATGATTGACGCACATTCAGGCGTTCTAGGAGCAGGTGCCATTGAACAAGGCGAATTCACAGCTGTAATTGGAACGAGTACCTGCCACCTTATGCTAGATCCTAAACAAGAACCTATTCCTGCAATAACAGGTTCAGTAAAAGATGCTATTATACCTGGTTTATATGCTTATGAAGCAGGCCAAGCCGCAGTTGGTGATCTATTTAGTTACTCAGAACAATTAGCACCTAAGTCAATTACTGATACTGCTCTTGAAAATGATGTCCCCTTACTTGAGTACTTGGAAGAGTTAGCAAGTAATATTAATGTAGAAGATCAACATGTTATAGTACTTGATTGGCACAATGGTAATAGAAGTATTCTAAGTGATAGTCACCTTACAGGTAGTGTGTTCGGTTTAACATTACAAACACCTTTCGAAATGATTCATCGTGCTTACTTAGAATCTACTGCCTTCGGTACAAAAATGATAATGAATCAATTTGAAGACCATCATATTCCTGTTCATACCGTTTATGCTTCTGGGGGTATCCCTAAAAAAAGTAAACTCTTAGTCGATATTTACGCCAATGTGTTAAATAAAAAAGTAGTTATGCTGGAATCATCAAACGCAACAGCATTAGGCGCTGCTATGTTAGGCGCAAATGTTGGTGGTGCTTATTCAACGCTTAAAGATGCTGTAAAACATATGAAGCAACCTATTCATTACGTTAAAGAACCTGAAAGCGAAAAAGTGAAAGCTTATAAAAGACTCTTTGATAAGTATCGTCAACTTCATGATATTCTTGGACGTGAACATCCAACTTTATCTTATATACACAAATAA
- a CDS encoding ABC transporter ATP-binding protein, which translates to MGLLIEHVTKKFGDFTAVNDISLRLDKGKMLGFLGRNGAGKTTTFRMILGLSETTTGHITYEGKNINKHMYNKVGYLPEERGLHPKMTVEEELTYLATLKGLSSRDIQQRIDYWLERFAITENRKKHIQSLSKGNQQKIQLLASMLHEPELLILDEPFSGLDPVNVELLKRAVKDLNDKGSTIIYSSHRMEHVEELCDDVCIIDKGQLVVSGDIQKVRSEHGNKLVIVESDHQIDGLNDIPGILKKEHRKHDVRLTIENEAVAEKIYNTVIKQGYVRRFQVLEPSLNDIFIDKVGELHE; encoded by the coding sequence ATGGGTTTGTTAATTGAACATGTCACCAAGAAATTTGGAGATTTTACGGCAGTAAATGATATTTCGCTAAGACTTGATAAGGGGAAAATGTTGGGATTCTTAGGGAGAAATGGTGCTGGAAAAACAACGACATTTCGCATGATTCTTGGCTTAAGTGAAACAACTACAGGCCATATTACATATGAGGGGAAAAATATTAACAAACATATGTATAACAAAGTTGGCTATTTGCCAGAAGAGCGTGGCCTACATCCCAAAATGACTGTAGAGGAAGAACTCACTTATCTTGCCACTTTAAAAGGTTTATCAAGTAGAGATATTCAACAACGTATTGATTATTGGTTAGAGCGATTTGCAATTACTGAGAATCGAAAGAAACATATTCAATCTTTATCTAAAGGTAATCAACAAAAAATTCAATTACTTGCAAGTATGCTTCATGAGCCAGAATTACTTATTTTAGATGAACCTTTTAGTGGGCTAGATCCCGTTAACGTGGAATTACTTAAACGTGCAGTTAAAGATTTAAATGATAAAGGGTCTACTATAATATATAGCTCACATCGAATGGAGCACGTTGAAGAACTATGTGATGACGTTTGTATTATTGATAAAGGACAACTTGTTGTTTCAGGAGATATACAGAAAGTTCGCTCTGAACATGGTAATAAATTAGTTATCGTCGAATCAGATCACCAGATAGATGGTCTTAATGATATACCAGGAATTTTGAAAAAGGAGCATCGTAAACATGATGTTCGCTTAACGATTGAAAATGAAGCGGTTGCGGAAAAGATTTATAATACTGTAATTAAACAAGGATACGTGAGACGTTTTCAAGTCTTAGAACCATCGCTTAATGATATATTTATCGATAAAGTAGGTGAACTACATGAGTAA
- a CDS encoding ABC transporter permease — translation MSKFWSTFKLTYMSKIKSKAFIIFMAIVVVLMVGLSNIDKIMGLFDHGPDKVGIVTQNEQIYKVLKQQGHSLEDDAKFKKVSKTKAEKLVKNEKLDRAYIVNQNKDNQLSGTILSKDNVDVEDKQRFTEVLTTVQSHLVASKLDLSQKELKQLQSQSHVDSKIMSDKEDSQLNSGQKTLNYILIYATLMLIFFIIFNFAGQVAMEIATEKTSRVIEMIITSVSPVVHILAKIAAVIAVAFTQVIMIILTALICIFAFDLKKLFKNFDIQMNYLAWQIIVVSLLCLIVGIFSYVLLAAILGSLVSRIEDMNQTLMPLTLLAMIAFYIAIFSIMKPDMLLTKITSFIPFLAPFELLVRSQSSDLDIWEIIVSMGLSVIVIILLLWIAVKTYKDSVLTFEKGLFKSIHRLIKNK, via the coding sequence ATGAGTAAATTTTGGTCAACATTCAAACTCACTTATATGAGTAAAATTAAATCAAAAGCATTTATTATATTTATGGCCATCGTTGTTGTGCTCATGGTTGGACTTTCAAACATAGATAAAATTATGGGGTTATTTGATCATGGTCCAGATAAAGTAGGTATAGTTACACAGAATGAACAAATATATAAAGTGTTAAAGCAACAAGGACATAGTCTTGAAGATGATGCGAAATTTAAAAAAGTAAGTAAAACCAAAGCAGAAAAGTTAGTTAAAAATGAAAAATTAGATAGAGCCTATATAGTCAATCAAAATAAAGATAATCAATTGTCAGGTACTATATTAAGTAAGGACAATGTTGATGTTGAAGATAAACAGCGGTTTACTGAAGTATTAACAACAGTGCAATCTCATTTAGTTGCCTCAAAGCTTGACTTAAGCCAAAAAGAGTTAAAACAATTGCAATCGCAAAGTCATGTAGATAGTAAAATCATGTCTGATAAAGAAGATAGTCAATTAAATTCTGGCCAAAAAACGCTAAATTACATTTTGATTTACGCAACATTAATGCTAATATTTTTCATCATTTTCAACTTTGCAGGTCAAGTGGCAATGGAAATTGCTACGGAGAAAACATCACGGGTGATAGAAATGATAATTACAAGTGTTTCACCAGTTGTACATATACTTGCTAAAATTGCTGCAGTAATTGCTGTTGCTTTCACTCAAGTTATTATGATTATTCTTACGGCATTAATATGTATATTTGCATTTGATTTAAAGAAATTGTTCAAAAACTTTGATATACAAATGAATTACCTTGCATGGCAAATTATTGTTGTGAGCTTGCTATGTCTGATTGTAGGTATTTTCTCTTATGTGTTGCTTGCAGCTATTCTTGGATCGCTCGTCTCAAGAATTGAAGATATGAATCAAACTTTAATGCCATTAACATTATTAGCTATGATTGCATTTTACATCGCGATATTTAGTATCATGAAGCCAGATATGTTACTCACTAAGATTACAAGTTTTATACCATTTTTAGCACCGTTCGAATTATTAGTACGATCTCAATCATCTGATCTAGACATATGGGAAATTATTGTCAGCATGGGGTTATCAGTGATTGTGATTATTTTACTACTATGGATAGCAGTAAAAACATATAAAGATTCTGTTCTCACATTTGAGAAAGGATTATTTAAATCTATACATCGACTCATTAAAAATAAATAA
- a CDS encoding YnfA family protein encodes MFYPVFIFILAGLCEIGGGYLIWLWLREGHTYWLGLMGGIILILYGVVATFQSFSIFGRVYAAYGGVFIIMSLFWAYVVDKQSPDKYDVIGAIICIIGVLVMLLPSRA; translated from the coding sequence GTGTTTTATCCAGTATTTATTTTTATATTAGCAGGCCTTTGTGAAATTGGCGGAGGCTATTTAATATGGCTATGGTTAAGGGAAGGCCATACATATTGGCTAGGTTTAATGGGAGGCATCATACTCATACTTTACGGCGTGGTTGCAACGTTTCAATCATTTTCTATTTTTGGTAGAGTATATGCAGCTTATGGAGGTGTATTTATTATAATGAGCCTGTTTTGGGCTTATGTAGTAGATAAACAATCGCCAGATAAATATGATGTTATAGGCGCGATAATATGTATCATCGGTGTGCTTGTCATGTTATTACCTAGCAGAGCTTAA
- a CDS encoding aldose epimerase family protein, with product MIVEVEHQRHDVDLIKIDNDETKIVFSNYGARIVSWKYHDNNIILGNVVEADEFYFENPFNFGATIGRYAGRIKDSSFKLDGQTYELEDNDSPHHIHGGSKGLDKRIFDYEIIDEIGQIKIIFTTTIKEMEDHYPGDMTIKVTHTYDADHRWTIQYEAESTKRTLFNPTNHVYFNLNRDNNVVDNHRMSSSSLKMYTLDDENIVTGDEPLNFSQIFEDEHILFKDIFDSTNQKLQEQMQRYKGLDHPFEVGDQQLAIDNKEFELLIETDMPNMVIFTFNEPQNWDSDFNIYKSHSGFTVETQHIPNDINMYGEKAQSILNPHTPYFSKTSYQINEK from the coding sequence ATGATAGTTGAAGTTGAGCATCAAAGACATGATGTTGATTTAATTAAAATCGATAATGATGAAACAAAAATTGTATTCTCGAACTACGGTGCTAGAATTGTATCGTGGAAATATCATGACAATAACATTATTTTAGGGAATGTAGTAGAAGCGGATGAATTCTATTTTGAAAATCCATTTAACTTTGGTGCGACAATTGGTCGTTATGCAGGTAGAATTAAAGATTCATCATTTAAATTAGATGGTCAAACATATGAATTAGAGGACAATGATAGCCCACATCATATTCATGGTGGCTCCAAAGGCCTGGATAAACGTATCTTTGATTATGAAATTATTGATGAAATTGGACAAATTAAAATTATATTCACTACAACAATTAAAGAAATGGAAGATCATTATCCTGGAGATATGACTATTAAGGTAACGCATACATATGATGCTGACCATCGATGGACTATACAATATGAAGCTGAATCAACGAAAAGGACATTATTCAACCCTACAAACCATGTATATTTTAATTTAAATCGTGATAATAATGTGGTTGATAATCATCGAATGTCCAGTTCATCGTTAAAGATGTATACACTTGATGATGAAAATATTGTGACAGGAGATGAGCCACTCAACTTTAGCCAAATATTTGAAGATGAACACATTCTCTTTAAAGATATATTTGATAGTACGAATCAAAAGCTTCAAGAACAAATGCAACGTTATAAAGGGTTAGATCATCCATTTGAAGTGGGTGACCAACAACTTGCTATAGATAATAAAGAGTTTGAACTTCTGATTGAAACGGACATGCCCAATATGGTTATATTTACATTTAACGAACCTCAAAATTGGGACAGCGATTTTAATATTTATAAATCTCATTCTGGTTTCACAGTAGAAACGCAACATATTCCTAATGACATTAATATGTATGGAGAAAAAGCACAATCAATTTTAAACCCCCATACACCATATTTTTCTAAAACAAGTTATCAAATCAATGAAAAGTAA
- a CDS encoding ribose 5-phosphate isomerase A, with protein sequence MKDVKELKLMTLDDVTSQIKDGMTLGIGTGSTIELLVPKIAELIHQHHYEITGVCTSNKTAFLAKELDINIVEVNDVKKIDLAIDGADEVDPNLNLIKGGGGALFREKVIDEMAERFVVIADENKIVDYLGQTFVLPVEVDKFNWYQVSKKIESIKGVKVNRRVNEDVPFTTDNGNYILDCNLPEGIDPYEMHEFLIHLTGVLETGYFLDMTDQAIVGTQNGVKIMDK encoded by the coding sequence ATGAAAGACGTAAAAGAACTTAAACTTATGACATTAGATGATGTAACGAGCCAAATAAAAGATGGTATGACACTCGGAATCGGTACAGGAAGTACTATTGAGTTGTTAGTACCTAAAATTGCTGAGTTGATTCATCAACATCATTACGAAATTACAGGCGTGTGCACATCAAATAAAACTGCTTTTCTTGCCAAGGAGTTAGATATAAACATTGTTGAAGTCAACGACGTAAAAAAAATTGATCTTGCTATAGATGGTGCAGATGAAGTTGATCCAAATCTCAACCTTATTAAAGGTGGGGGCGGTGCACTGTTCAGAGAAAAAGTGATTGATGAAATGGCTGAAAGGTTTGTTGTCATTGCCGATGAAAATAAAATCGTTGACTATTTAGGTCAAACGTTTGTTTTACCAGTTGAAGTTGATAAATTTAATTGGTATCAAGTTTCCAAAAAGATTGAGAGTATTAAGGGCGTAAAAGTGAATAGACGTGTGAATGAAGACGTTCCATTTACAACAGATAATGGAAATTATATATTAGATTGTAATTTGCCAGAAGGCATTGATCCGTATGAAATGCATGAATTTCTGATTCATTTAACAGGAGTATTAGAAACAGGATATTTTCTCGATATGACTGATCAAGCGATTGTAGGTACCCAAAATGGCGTAAAAATTATGGATAAATAA